AAAAGTGGGTCGGGCGTACGCCAGTCGCGACCGTAGTTGGCCGTGAGGAGCGCCTCGGGCTTCGCCGGTACGAGAAGGTTGGTTGACCCGTCGACGGAGATCGGCTTCAACGGGATCGCATCCTCTGCTGCGACCTCACCGAAGCAGCACGGGAACACGTACAGGCGCCCGGCACGGATCCATGCCGGAAACAGGTCGAGCATCAAGCCGTCGGGGGAGGCGGTCTTCGTGTGGATCGTCTCGCGGCGATCCATCTCGGGGTCGAGCACACCGCTCGCACGGAGTTTCCTGCGCAGCTTGACCCATTCGATCGCTGCCGCCTTCGTCGTATCGGCATGGAGCAACACGGCGAGGTCGACGTCGTCGTCGTGCCAGATGATCCCGTCGTCACGGGTCAGACCGAGCAGAGTTCCGGAGTTCGCGAATGTCTCGTACCCGAGCCCTTGCAAGGCGCGTACGACCTCGTCGACCTGCGACCATAGCTCGTGTGCGGGACGAAGTGCGGGGCGCAGGTTGTATCCGTGTGCGGTCACGGTGCGGTCACCGAGGAACTCCTGCACCTTCGCCCAGAACTGGTCGTACCGCTCGGAGGTTCCGCGCCTCGCGTGGGCGGCACGTAGCCGGGCCAGCCGCCGGATCACCCGGGGACCACACTGGCGGAAGTGCACATCGAGCAGGATGTCGATCTGCCGCCAACGCAGCCGTCGCTCCGCCTTGGGGACGCCGTCGAGCGCGGCACGCAAGGTCTCGTACTCGGACTCGGGTCGTTCAGCTGCCCGATGCAGTTGAACGACCCGTTCGCGCACGCGGGCTGGCACGTCCGCATGCATGACAGAATTATTCACGCCAGAAAACGCTAGCAGGCCATTCCAGCCGCGACCTGCAGCGACGCGAGCGCCGGCGCGCAAGTCGGGGGACTTCCGTCACACGGACTGACTCAACGCACCGTCTCGTACCTGGTCAGCGTCACGCCGTCGGGGAACATCCGAGTCTCGGTCAGCCTCAGATTCACCCAGTTGTCGAGCGCAGTGAAGAAGGGGAGACCCGCACCCACCAGAACGGGCGCAGTGACGAGTATGTACTCGTCGATCAGCCCGGCCCGCATTGCCGTCGCGGCCAACGTGGCGCCGGCGATGTCCATCGGGTCGCCGTCCTCGGCCTTGAGCCGGGTGATCTCGGTCACGGCGTTGTTACTGACCAGTCGTGAGTTCCAGTCGACCGAGCTGATCGTCGAGGAGAACACCACCTTCGGCATGTCCCGCCAGCGACCGGCGAACTCGATCTCGGCCGGCGTGGCGCCTGGCTGTTGGTCGGCCGTCGGCCAGTGGGAGCTCATCGTGTCCCACAGCCGCCGCCCGTACAGCGCCAGGCTCGTCGAGCCGACCCGGTCAGACCACCACTGGAACAGCTCGTCGCTCGGCACGCTCCAGCCGAGTTCGTC
The sequence above is drawn from the Nocardioidaceae bacterium SCSIO 66511 genome and encodes:
- a CDS encoding dihydrofolate reductase family protein, producing the protein MNVSLDGYVAAPGDELGWSVPSDELFQWWSDRVGSTSLALYGRRLWDTMSSHWPTADQQPGATPAEIEFAGRWRDMPKVVFSSTISSVDWNSRLVSNNAVTEITRLKAEDGDPMDIAGATLAATAMRAGLIDEYILVTAPVLVGAGLPFFTALDNWVNLRLTETRMFPDGVTLTRYETVR